A single window of Kwoniella bestiolae CBS 10118 chromosome 4, complete sequence DNA harbors:
- a CDS encoding tRNA N6-adenosine threonylcarbamoyltransferase, with amino-acid sequence MTTAQASTSSTTKKKISPLTRPSRRLLCLGIEGSANKLGCGIISHSPAPSGSTTKVTVLSNVRHTYITPPGEGFLPSDTARHHRDWIVRVIEEAIRKAGVRWSDMDCIAFTKGPGMGTPLQVGALVARTLSLLHGIPLVGVNHCVGHIEMGRQITSSHNPIVLYVSGGNTQVIAYSQQRYRIFGETLDIAIGNCLDRFARVIGLRNDPSPGYNIEVEAKKGKKLVPLPYGTKGMDVSLAGILHSVESYTKDKKYISWNTINEGKGEDAITAYDLCYSLQETAFAMLVEITERAMAHVGARDVLIVGGVGCNLRLQEMMGIMASERNGRVFATDQSFCIDNGIMIAQAGLLAYRMGQITPLEKTGVTQRYRTDAVHVSWRA; translated from the exons ATGACGACAGCTCAAGCATCAACCAGCAGCacaaccaagaagaagatctcCCCCCTCACTCGGCCAT CCCGTCGACTCCTCTGTCTAGGGATAGAAGGCTCAGCCAACAAACTAGGATGCGGTATAATATCTCATTCCCCTGCTCCATCAGGATCAACCACGAAAGTCACTGTGCTATCGAACGTCCGACATACATATATCACCCCACCTGGCGAGGGGTTCTTACCGAGTGATACTGCACGACATCATCGTGATTGGATAGTAAGGGTGATAGAGGAAGCTATAAGGAAAGCTGGCGTGAGATGGTCAGATATGGACTGTATTGCTTTTACCAAGG GACCCGGTATGGGTACGCCATTACAAGTTGGTGCATTGGTAGCTAGGACTTTGTCGCTGTTACATGGTATACCATTAGTAGGAGTGAATCATTGTGTAGGAC ACATCGAGATGGGCCGTCAGATAACGTCCTCTCACAACCCCATCGTCCTCTACGTATCAGGCGGTAACACCCAGGTGATAGCCTACTCTCAACAGCGATACAGGATATTCGGCGAGACTTTGGATATAGCCATCGGAAATTGTCTGGATAGGTTCGCAAGGGTGATAGGTCTACGGAACGATCCTAGTCCGGGATACAACATTGAGGTGGAAGCTAAGAA AGGGAAGAAGCTCGTTCCCCTTCCATACGGTACGAAAGGGATGGACGTCTCCCTAGCAGGTATCCTACATTCCGTCGAATCATACACCAAAGATAAGAAATACATCTCGTGGAACACAATCAacgaggggaagggggaagatgCCATAACGGCATATGATCTTTGTTACTCATTGCAGGAAACTGCATTTGCAATGTTAGTGGAAATTACAGAGCGGGCGATGGCTCATGTGGGTGCGAGGGACGTATTGATCGTTGGTGGTGTGGGGT GTAATCTGCGACTTCAGGAGATGATGGGCATAATGGCTTCggagaggaatggaagggtATTCGCGACTGATCAGAG CTTCTGCATAGATAACGGAATCATGATTGCCCAAGCGGGGTTACTAGCATACAGGATGGGTCAAATAACGCCGCTGGAGAAGACTGGAGTGACGCAGAG GTATCGAACAGACGCGGTACACGTTTCATGGCGAGCGTGA